The Accipiter gentilis chromosome 4, bAccGen1.1, whole genome shotgun sequence region TCTAAACCAGAACCTTGTTTATATTCTAAATGGACAATTCTAGAGAAGTTAAGATCTGTGAGTTAGTACGGTTTCTGTGAACTGAAGGTTATTTATTTGAGCAGAAATAGATTTTAACTATTAAGGGTAAATAGGCAATAATTGACTAGTATGTGTATAAAAATATGATACATATATTTCATGTATAAATATACGTGATAAATGTGGCTCAATTGATATGTTGTACAACATACAATTCACATTTTCTGTCTATAGGTAACAGACAGCTTTAATGGTGTGTGATATAGTTTGTGTGAACTTTAAATTGATTTATCTTTCAAAAAGACTGTTTTGAGGTTTACGACCTGAATGGTGATGGATACATTTCGAGAGAGGAAATGTTCCAAATGCTGAAAAACAGCCTTCTCAAACAACCATCAGAAGAAGATCCTGATGAGGGAATTAAGGACTTGGTAGACATAGCACTGAAGAAAATGGCAAGTACTTACTCATTGTGATACTTCAGTGTCTTTCAAACATTCATTAACTGAACCTTAGAACATTCCTATGAGGTAACAAAGTACTGTGTCTGATTTACAGTGGGATTCTGAGCCACGGAGTTAATTACATACGTGAGATAAACAAGTCTTCTAATAAAGCCAGAAATATAATCCAGATCTAATGAGTCCCAGTCCAGTATCCTCACATGAAACTGTTAGTTTATTATGAGTTATAAACTTTATGTATGAACTagcatgtgtttgtgtgcatacacacatgtGCATCCCCAGTCAAAACAAAAGCCCAGTCGGAAGTGGAAAATTCAAAAGTGTAAGCTGCATTTATTCCAGTGTTGGGCATCTGCAGTAGCTTTATTATTAAGTACGTTTGTGTTTTATCAGTTGATCATGAAATGTCTTTATCCAATTTATATATTCTATTAGAATAGTAACCTCAAGGTTATTAAGGTAAAACTTGTCTTACTGTCATTAATCTAGGGTATCCAGATCAGCCAGGGACTGTGTTTCAACATTTTCATCAAATCAGGAAATACAACCTCCCCTCCTCTGGTGGTGGTCAAAAAAATCTCACTTAAAACCAGGTCTTGAATCTCAGCTCCTTTTATTTAACCCCGACTTTTCTATTTTTCAAACCCACATCTTTTGCACACCTTCAGCTGAAAAGCCCATCTTACCCTTAGTTCTTGACAATGCTGAATCTAGCCTCACACAGAAAGCAAGCTACGACTTACTAATTTGTTCATCTTCAGAGCACCTACCTGCACAGCCTCCCTGCAGGTTGCATCCAAAATGAACACCTTCATGTTCTGGGCAGTTGATAAGTGGGCTATGCTAGTCCAAGCACAAGCACTATGCTCTAGACATAACAAATCTTCATATATATAAGAACATATTATAAACTAATCATGTACATGATCCTGTTTCAGCTTTTCCACGAGAACTTAATAAAGCTCTGGTACATGTTTGAAGAATGTCCAGATCTCATTTGGCTGCTGAGCAGTTGTCCGAGTAGGATATTGCTGTCCATCTCAAATAACTAAACAACTGTTAGATATCCAAAAATACATTTGTGGAGTCCAtcactcaaagaagaaaaaattactctTTGAGCAATTGCCTGTAGGTACCGTGGCATTGCGACCAAGCATACGTCCAGTCCCATATCATTTTCATACTTGAAAGTATTCATAATGAACATGCTCGTGCCCTGCTCTCCGTTGTTCTCAGGAATGTAAAAGGCAGGGGCTACCCAGCTACTTTTGTTTCTCTTAAGCATCCAGTGGCAGGTTTTCTTGTTCAGGAACCTCTGTCTTCATAgctcctttcctctgcttttctgggcATTAGAACCAATTTCCTGGCATGTCCACCAGCTACAATGGTTCCATGTtttgttcttcagaaattttGCTTTGGCCCTGTGCCTTGAACACTAGTCACATTCACCCAGCAATCTTCACTTAAAGCCTTTATTTTATATGGTTTAAAGAAGTACGTCGTATGCTCACAGTAGCATTTGTTGGCGTTGTAAGCTGCCATATCTGTAGAAGCAGGAGGTTTTCAAATTGCAGAAATACTAAAAACACAAGGATGCTTTTTCCACCCCCAGAGGAATATTCTGCTATGCTGAGATTCTGCAGTATGAGAGAAGTGGGCTGGCATCAGCATGCTTCTGAGTGCTGTACGTGAAAAAGACGCGGCAGAAGTATGCCTACTATAGAAACCAGTAGGGTGAAGTATTTCCAGCCTCATGAATAGGATGTAGGTACTCTCATGATGTAAATACATATACAGAGTATATTCTAACATTTTCTCCTACATTGAAGTCTCCTGATCGCAGTGCAACTGTGCTTGAGATTTGTCCATGCATTCTCAGCTCAGCCTCTTCCGATGTTAGTTTTGCCTATTCTGGAATTCTGTTAGCAAAGCCATATGAGATAGATAGTTGAGCTTGCTCCACCTTTTATGCCTTAGAGTAGAGGCAAATGATACAGATGTTGTCTGACCAGGGACCGATGGCccaaataaaaagatttttgcaTACAATCAAACTAAAAATAGGATCCATGTCAATAAAACACCTGTTAAACAAAAATACAATTACTACAAGTCATCATCCTTTGCTGAACAGTTCCCTTCCTTTTGTAGGACTATGATCATGATGGCAAGCTTTCTTTTATGGACTTTGAAAAAGCAGTCAGAGATGAAAATCTTCTGTTAGAAGCCTTTGGACCATGTTTGCCAGACATAAAGGTATATCAAccttgagtttaaaaaaaatgtgcagtaCTTGCTATACTACTGGTGAGGAGATGTACTTATTATGGTATTAACTGTCATTACATGGGGCCTGCTGAAGTCAACTGATAAATGCTTCAGTTGTGAGATATGCATATGCCGAGTTCCTATCTACCTTTCACAGCACCAATGTTTCCTTATACAGTTAAATGCCGGTACCAGAGAATGAGACCACACCGTTACTCAATGTTTGTCTGTCCTGGGTCAGCAATATAATGAATAATCCTCAATGAGCACCCTCTCGGACTAAGCAAATGAGACCGTTCTGTTGAATTGTTTATCTGAAAGCTCTCCAAGAATACaacttttattcttctttcttcagtGCCACTGGCAACACTGCCATCACCTCACTTACAGCCCCTTTTGGGAGAGGCTGctagttttctgaaaaaaataccttgaGAGTGTTCTTCATTTCAGAGTGTGGCACtagcattttttaattacatctaACTGGGCTTTATTTATTAGCAATACATCTAATTCAattcagatatatatttttttttaagatggtaaTTTAGAACATGCTCATTTCCTCAGTGTTAAGTTCAACTGTGGAGAGCATTTCTGctctataataatttttttttcctgatctagTAATCACTATTCTATTTGAACTgcatgtcattttaaaatactgaaagctgAAATACATGCAGCAATTCCTAGAAACAGAAAACTTGTCTAAGACTGCTGAGAACACAGCAAGTTTTCATTTGTTGGAAACCTACACTTCCTGCCAGCTCGCCTACCTGGTAGGCTGGAGGACAAGAAAGGGTCTTGTAGCTATGATTGCAGGCTGTATTACATCAcatcagctggaaagcagctgtttcCAAAATGCCAGACTTCTCCTGACAGGCTCTCAAAAGACTTTCAAGGGTTTGGGAAAACCCAGGTAAGTACTCTGTTTTTTACATCAGTGGAAAGGTTTTAAAAAGTTTCTGACCAGATTTATGTTCACTCATCAGCATagaaaaattacttgctttgtCAGCGTTGGTGATAAACCAGATACACAATTCAGGCTAATCATGGCAAGAGGTTGGAAACTCACCTTGTTTCTTGCTTACAGTATTTGTGTGCTCTGTTCTGTACCCTACCCAACTGTTGCCTTGTTGGTCTCTAGTTTCACTGTTAAAAGAGAACTCTATTTACATGTACTTTCAAGTcctaaaagtaataaataaatttcAGCTATGAGCTTAACATGAAGAAAACCTATAAATTACTAGATTGCCCAGTGGGCTTATGTTGGGGAACTTTAATTGTACCCCTTGACACAAATTAAACAGTCATTTGTActtcaatatattttttaaaaatgtaatgaacTTATTGGATAGAATTGTACCACCATAAGCGGTTCTACAAGGAGTCTGCAAACACGCACCACAAGCCACTTCCTTGTATATGCTTGCACCAGCACCAGTCCTGTGAGTGTCAGCGTGGGGCACCTTAGCCCAGTGTTGGGTTCATCCCCCCAGCTCCAGTTCTGCTGCCCAAAGGTAGCCCCTGAGCGCTTGATCCAGGACTGTTACAACACTGTGCTGCAGATATTTCTCTCATCACCAATGAAAATTTCACTCCTTTACATTAAGTCATCTCAGTCTCTGCCATTCCTGGTTCCAGCCGGTCTAACTCATTTTGTAGCTAGGCCTTCTCACCCTCCATGCCAGATCATTCCTTGGTCACACATTACCACTGCTAAGCAGTTACAATTTGAATTTCCCCTTCACTTACAACTTCTGAGTGTTCTCACTGGTCTCTCAGTGATGACATCATTAACACTATGGAATTTACCTTTTCTAAGCTAAAAAGCAAGAGGTAGTCTAAGTGTAAGGACTGTCACTGCTTACACATTTCAGTTTAGCATCTTTTCCAATTAAACTCCTTTAGTTAATTGAaaattaacctttcttttttttttttttaacagagcagTATGGCATTTGAAGAGAAGACTTTCCAGGAAGCTTATAAACTGTAACTCCCAGTGGAATACTGTTGTAAGAGGTTTTTTCCTTCACCGTTCTTCATGGTATAGTAAAAGTAGGAGCAATTTGAAACTATTAATAAGTTTCAGTATTCCTTTACTGTAAAAGGTACTGAATAAATAGAATTTACTTCTGTTACTCTACCTAAATACAGTTCTTCAGTGAGTTATTAAATATGTTGTAGTACAAGGTACACAGAACAAGATTGCAACAACATTAAACTGGTTTGTTCATTCCAGGAAACAAATAGATACAATTTTTAACAGGGAATTGCTTGGAAATACagtataaaatagttttatttttaacataaaaaaataagtattttaaactacgtcctttaaaaaaaagtctgttggaAGATGCTGCCAGCAGTATCTATATTCTTCTTCTCTGCTTTACAAGTGGTTTGGCTGAGCTACTCTCTGGCTTTTGCACAGAAGTTCTTGAAACAGAATCTGCTACCTAAattgaggaggggaaaaaaaaaaatcttagtaaaCTGTAACTACTCCTTTTTTATGCTGGTTTTAGAGTAAGGCCATGTCTCCAACATTTGAGTAGTGGGAGGGATGTATTACTATAATCACACTTGTATTGAATTTTCCtgcagaagaaggggaaaaaaaccataaccCCAAATGCAGCATTAAACACaagagaaaatttatttagaaaataaaagtgtTAGCAGTATAGTTTTTGtattttaaccacagaaactGGTTTCAGATACTCAGTGATAGAGTGTTACATATCTTAGCACCCCTCTCCCTACCAGAGGTATTTTCAAAGTAAGGTTTAGTATGCTTTTTAAACTCAGGTATtccaggaagaagagagaagggaaaggaaaaacatgtGCTTTGACAcatattttacaaatatatttaatataagaGGTGCTTATTTATCAGTTTGACTGGAGATAAGCTCTTCCAAATCAGTCTAATTAGTCATAGTCAAGGGAGCTTTTTCGTATCTTAATTTAAATGGAAAGTTGTATTGGGAGTGTTTGACCTGCTGATTCATATCTTCCATAAAAGGTTATAAAGCTTAAGGCATGCTTCTCAGCATAGAATGTGTGGTTCTGTACATCTTTTAATGCCATAACAAGTGTTGGAGCAAAATTACATTGAACTctgactttattattttttactccCTTTCAATCAGAAACCAGATACAAGTACCACACTGGAGTCAGCAGGACTACCTGCAAAGTTACAGTACCACGTGGAAAACAAGTGTAGTTTACTAAAAATCATTTAGGACCATGCACTGACATTTATACTTTCTGAAGTGTAGTGTAAGAGGTATAGAGTAGAATGGCCTGCAATATTCtgtgttaataaaaatatttaataaaaaatagtaaGAATGCTAGCTTTAAGTGGCAAATAAACTGATAAGACTGAATAAATGATGAATTAAGTTATCTTAGGGTCTCTATTTTTATGGATAACAAGCACATAATATAtatgtttgaaaatgaaaatatcagaACTTTCAGAATCCATACCTCTTTCAGTTTATTTCGAATTAATGTAGCTGAAGTATTCAATGAATCATCATCCATATCCACTTTAGGTACTTCTGGTAGCTGTGGACCAATAATAACTTCAGTACTGTCCACACTTGTTCCAATGAGGGAAAACTTGTTaccttcttccctcttcctcttaCGTTCCTGCAGGCGAGTTGTACGAGGCATAAACCTATCAACTCCATTATCAATCAGAACCTTTCTTTGCATTAAAGAAGTCGGTGGAGTATGTCCTCCCGGATGTATACTTAGAGTTAGGGATGTGTTTTGACCAAAGTACCCAGAAGTTTCAGCACAACTGTTATCATACTGGGGAAATGCCAGCAGGGTCTGATTATGATTCCCAGATGCATAGCCTGTGTTGTGGAATACCCCGTGAGAACTTGTAAAGCAGGATGGATCCCAGTTACTGGCTGCACATGATCCTGATGTACTCCATGGACAGTCATGCTCAGAGTTCTTTGAGACTGTCTTCTTAGGTCCCTCTACTTTCTTTAACAGAAAGCACTCTAAAACGACAAAAAAGTAGCTTCACTATTATGTCGTTATTAGTTCTAACAtataagaaaaaacttttaataCAATTACAGAAGTAATACCAGTGATATTTCATTCCCAGCcacttttctgtgattcttttttcCTAAGTGGCACCTCTCAACTGAAGCTTTTCAGCCTAGTCCCTCTGCAGATTTGTGAGGAATGCCCGAGCGGAAGCATTTCAGCAGTTTTGAGAACATGAGGAAAACATTTCTGATGTTGCAAATCAGTAATTTTTACTTCCAGTTATGATTTCAAGGATAAGCTGTCTTGCAACATTGAAAAAACAGGTGGTTTTCCATGTTAAAAATCAGTGGTTTACTCCTTTAAAATACCCTCATACAATGAATAATGATATCAAAGTACATAAGTACAATAAAGGAGAAGCCTGTGCTCAGCAATTTGCTTATTTCTCAGCTTGCCCATCCTTCAGTTGTTGAAGGTTCTGGTATAGTCACCTTCCTGACAAAACTGTCCCTCTGGGCATGCCTGAATAAGCAGGAACAAGGGTGAAAAGATGATCCAAAATTTCCTGACAGTTCTTGAAATTTTTGATAACatttggaaaagaagagaaggaagtaCCTCATTATTAAAgcttatgcatttttttattttagtgctaACCAAAACTGAAAAGTTGCTTTGAAAAAGATACAGccctttaaatactgaaagaTGTCTCCATTCTGCTGCAAACATACTTGAAATGCATCTTTAAGACAAACAGATAAATCATTTTCTTTAATGGGCTCCTTAACCAAAAACCCACCCACCACTGAAATGAGATATTAAGATTCTGTAGGAAATTTAAGTACAAACCTCTTTGATTTGTTGCTTTTGCTATATACTTTCTTCTATCCTGCAACTTCTCCCGAGTTTCTTGGACTGTTTCAAATTCTGGAGCATAGCACACATGCAGCAAACTACCAAAGAAACTTCgttcatccatttttttcttggcCACCCTGAAGGGAATTAAATTGTATTGGCAAAATTGAGGATGTTACTTAACAGATTGTAAATAAAGAAGGTTTGAAATATTAAGACTGCAAGAGGCAGATATTGCCCTGTCTAATACCTTGCACATTGCAGTTTTTGGAATTTTATCAGATAAACTTCAGTAAATTGCTCTGCTGGATATTCATCTAGAGCATGATATTCTTCAATGGCACCATATAACGCAAATTGTTCAACTAATTCCTTCATAACGCCTAACGCAGGAACTCCTTGTATTAGTAAATAACGAGATTCCAAGTTGATAGTataaacctgggggggggggaaaaaaaaaaaaaagagtacactAAAATGTTCATATTCTTGCTTTACTGCAAAAGTAAGGAATTTTGTGTTTGCTGTTGTTCCTACAATCTTCTCAGGATGCTGAAAAATCCATCTGTGCTCTATTTTGACTTTGGACTCTTGCAGGAGCAGTAAGTGCGCAATTATCTGGGACATCTTCTTCACTGAGCAGGAACTGAACTCAAGCTTCTTACTCAAAGTAGAACACAAATTAGAGTTGGCTCTTCTACACCAGGTCAGAGTAAAGAGATTTTACTCAGAAAACGGCAGAAGTCTCTGGCCAATTTCTTCTCAAGACTGACTAGTAACCAGTTAATATAAGGCACTGTCAAACTAAAGACAAAACCACCGAAAACCCCATCTTGTTCACAGGCAGAGAGGTCACACAGGTGaaacacagggaggaaaaaaaaaaggcaccacaaTTCCTTGGGGCAGATGATGTGTGTGCAAAGCAGTCTCCTCACTACGGTGATCAAAGAGCATATGTTTTTAAGACAGATACAAGTAAGATGCTGAGAGAAACAAGGTCTTCCCTCAGCAggttataaaacaaacaaaccactcTTTTTGTGTAACAACTGTCAGGTAACACAGACTCCAAGGAAAGTTCTGTGACAGCTCACTACACGCAATAGGTAGCTAAAGCGTAAGATCAAAGGAAATTCCTTCcgactttgttaaaaaaaaccaagacaacaaaacaccaaacacatTTAGACTGCATGGGTTACACATATTTCTCAAAAAACAACAAGTGCAGGACAAAGAGGGAACCACTCGGGAAACCAGCTTTCAAGCTGCTATCGTAACAAACAGCCTCTGCAAACAGGTCACATAAATTGTTCCTGCGAGAGCAGCTTATGCCTGCCTGCTCTCTTTCTCAAGTCAGCCCTAGCAGGTGCCATTACATCATGCTATACGTTTAACTGCCCCCACAAAAAGCAAATCCAGCATTTTTGCTGCTGTAAAGAGAGGCTCCTCCTGTGCAGTAGGCAAGGCCCTCCCTGCGCGCCCTTCCCTTCAcctccccaggagctgctgggcacCAGAGCAGAAGTCCCAGGGCGGCCCCCGGCACGCGAGTCCTGCCGGGTTCAGCCGTGTCGCGCACCCCACCGCACGGTTCTGTATTTTGCGCAGAACTAGCCTGCTCGGGCTACACGCCTTTCTAAGCCATTAACTGACAAAACGCAACGTGGGAGCTGCTAGATTCACCAGACCCAGCGCCAGCTGTGCCTCCCGGCGCCGGCTGCCTGCctccgc contains the following coding sequences:
- the RBM48 gene encoding RNA-binding protein 48 isoform X1, with the protein product MSQIIAHLLLLQESKVKIEHRWIFQHPEKIVGTTANTKFLTFAVKQEYEHFSVLFFFFFPPPQVYTINLESRYLLIQGVPALGVMKELVEQFALYGAIEEYHALDEYPAEQFTEVYLIKFQKLQCARVAKKKMDERSFFGSLLHVCYAPEFETVQETREKLQDRRKYIAKATNQRECFLLKKVEGPKKTVSKNSEHDCPWSTSGSCAASNWDPSCFTSSHGVFHNTGYASGNHNQTLLAFPQYDNSCAETSGYFGQNTSLTLSIHPGGHTPPTSLMQRKVLIDNGVDRFMPRTTRLQERKRKREEGNKFSLIGTSVDSTEVIIGPQLPEVPKVDMDDDSLNTSATLIRNKLKEVADSVSRTSVQKPESSSAKPLVKQRRRI
- the RBM48 gene encoding RNA-binding protein 48 isoform X3, coding for MSQIIAHLLLLQESKVKIEHRWIFQHPEKIVYTINLESRYLLIQGVPALGVMKELVEQFALYGAIEEYHALDEYPAEQFTEVYLIKFQKLQCARVAKKKMDERSFFGSLLHVCYAPEFETVQETREKLQDRRKYIAKATNQRECFLLKKVEGPKKTVSKNSEHDCPWSTSGSCAASNWDPSCFTSSHGVFHNTGYASGNHNQTLLAFPQYDNSCAETSGYFGQNTSLTLSIHPGGHTPPTSLMQRKVLIDNGVDRFMPRTTRLQERKRKREEGNKFSLIGTSVDSTEVIIGPQLPEVPKVDMDDDSLNTSATLIRNKLKEVADSVSRTSVQKPESSSAKPLVKQRRRI
- the RBM48 gene encoding RNA-binding protein 48 isoform X2; its protein translation is MAASSSSGSGLGDACKHHAQLGVCESRAKYREGRRPRAVKVYTINLESRYLLIQGVPALGVMKELVEQFALYGAIEEYHALDEYPAEQFTEVYLIKFQKLQCARVAKKKMDERSFFGSLLHVCYAPEFETVQETREKLQDRRKYIAKATNQRECFLLKKVEGPKKTVSKNSEHDCPWSTSGSCAASNWDPSCFTSSHGVFHNTGYASGNHNQTLLAFPQYDNSCAETSGYFGQNTSLTLSIHPGGHTPPTSLMQRKVLIDNGVDRFMPRTTRLQERKRKREEGNKFSLIGTSVDSTEVIIGPQLPEVPKVDMDDDSLNTSATLIRNKLKEVADSVSRTSVQKPESSSAKPLVKQRRRI